A single Streptomyces mirabilis DNA region contains:
- a CDS encoding SCO5717 family growth-regulating ATPase yields the protein MNSDRDGIRGGWATPGDDQSDAESAVEATGEFTIDYAPPAWYTQNASGHSAQTSPTPPPPAPPAPSAAPVSFDPAAPVPPAAPVPPAAPVSPAVPASGSQPAWTPPTVPADEAGLGSGDIESGATMRFSAAALKRDFAEREAAARAAEETAAGPAGDTAGAEGESVGDRPEGEDTTGGDFELSAPAVPVGEQQFAPASGEAAAGGEVPPSTEGANAGTSEHDGSGTAPAGDGSDATESAAGHGQESTDVGADKTDPTGGEDGPLGEAEASEVPADAGDDDSEDAAAAAAADGGFKEPAGASDGDVEGAVGTEGAADAEGERLVAAATAETAPQDSAPEAPVTPDAAAQEADVFDDWPQDTSPNAGTDIAQDAQAAATAWAPPPMPQSGLPPLPPAYQPAAPAPAAQWPSPQPVVPPQPGPPQQPQPTAAQGQAPVPPQPTAAQGQPTVPPQQGGYGFPHQQSQQQPHPGPPPAQPAVPPQPPVAQPQPPFQPQAPQPAPAAWHPQGTPPAPGPVAPPVADTPAPPAPPAPQDGYGFPHPGIPAPAAPNPPAPPTGYGFPQTGAPVPSQPGPQQSGYGFPQTGAPAPQPTPPQAAAPQTDAPRANPPQPPAPQAPGPQSGYGFPQPPAPNAPQQGSYGFPQQPHPGPQPEAQQAQPQPPVDPRTGTAWPQPIQHDQRQPTNPAAAPLGYTAAVELSSDRLLNNKKQKAKSGRPSGGSSRFKLGGKKEEAERQRKLELIRTPVLSCYRIAVISLKGGVGKTTTTTALGSTLATERQDKILAIDANPDAGTLGRRVRRETGATIRDLVQAIPYLNSYMDIRRFTSQAASGLEIIANDVDPAVSTTFNDEDYRRAIDVLGKQYPIILTDSGTGLLYSAMRGVLDLADQLIIISTPSVDGASSASTTLDWLSAHGYAELVSRSITVISGVRETGKMIKVEDIVGHFETRCRGVVVVPFDEHLAAGAEVDLDMMRPKVREAYFNLSALVAEDIVRHQQSHGLWTNDGNPPPVAAPPMPGQYPYPQGVPGAPMPGQQPYPQQPGQPYAGPPQPGQAYPQPGQQFQPGQPGQPGQPGQPGQPGQPYPPYQGQPSQTPPPPAPPQQ from the coding sequence GTGAACAGCGATCGGGACGGGATCCGCGGGGGCTGGGCCACACCCGGCGATGACCAGTCCGACGCGGAGTCCGCCGTCGAGGCGACGGGCGAGTTCACCATCGACTACGCGCCGCCCGCCTGGTACACGCAGAACGCGTCGGGCCATTCGGCCCAGACCTCGCCGACTCCACCTCCCCCGGCTCCTCCCGCGCCGTCCGCTGCGCCGGTGTCGTTCGACCCGGCCGCACCGGTTCCGCCGGCAGCGCCCGTTCCGCCGGCAGCGCCGGTGTCTCCGGCCGTGCCCGCGTCCGGATCGCAGCCTGCCTGGACGCCGCCGACCGTACCGGCCGACGAGGCCGGTCTCGGGAGCGGTGACATCGAGAGCGGCGCGACCATGAGGTTCTCCGCTGCCGCGCTCAAGCGTGACTTCGCTGAGCGGGAGGCCGCGGCCCGAGCCGCCGAGGAAACGGCCGCCGGCCCGGCCGGGGACACCGCCGGCGCCGAGGGCGAGTCGGTCGGTGACCGACCGGAAGGCGAGGACACGACCGGCGGTGACTTCGAACTGAGCGCGCCCGCCGTGCCGGTCGGGGAGCAGCAGTTTGCCCCTGCCTCCGGTGAGGCCGCGGCAGGCGGGGAGGTGCCCCCGTCGACGGAAGGCGCGAACGCGGGCACGAGCGAGCACGACGGCTCCGGCACCGCCCCTGCGGGCGACGGCTCCGACGCCACTGAGTCCGCCGCGGGACACGGGCAGGAGTCCACGGACGTCGGGGCCGACAAGACGGACCCGACCGGTGGTGAAGACGGACCGCTCGGTGAGGCCGAGGCCTCGGAGGTACCGGCCGACGCGGGCGACGACGACTCCGAGGACGCCGCAGCGGCGGCAGCAGCCGACGGTGGCTTCAAGGAGCCCGCGGGTGCCTCGGACGGCGACGTCGAGGGTGCCGTGGGTACCGAGGGTGCCGCTGACGCGGAGGGCGAGCGGCTCGTTGCTGCCGCGACGGCGGAGACCGCGCCTCAGGACTCCGCTCCCGAGGCCCCCGTAACCCCGGACGCGGCGGCGCAGGAGGCCGATGTCTTCGACGACTGGCCCCAGGACACCTCGCCGAACGCCGGGACCGACATAGCGCAGGACGCGCAGGCCGCCGCGACCGCCTGGGCTCCCCCGCCGATGCCGCAGAGCGGACTGCCGCCGCTGCCGCCCGCCTACCAGCCCGCCGCCCCGGCCCCCGCGGCCCAGTGGCCCTCGCCCCAGCCGGTCGTGCCACCGCAGCCCGGGCCCCCTCAGCAGCCGCAACCGACGGCCGCGCAGGGACAGGCCCCCGTCCCGCCGCAGCCCACCGCCGCGCAGGGACAGCCGACCGTGCCGCCCCAGCAAGGTGGCTACGGCTTCCCCCATCAGCAGTCCCAGCAGCAGCCCCACCCGGGACCGCCGCCCGCCCAGCCGGCGGTCCCGCCGCAACCGCCGGTCGCCCAGCCGCAGCCGCCGTTCCAGCCGCAGGCTCCGCAGCCCGCGCCCGCCGCATGGCATCCGCAGGGCACGCCGCCCGCGCCGGGCCCCGTGGCCCCGCCGGTCGCCGACACTCCCGCGCCGCCCGCCCCGCCCGCGCCGCAGGACGGTTACGGCTTCCCGCACCCCGGGATCCCGGCTCCCGCCGCGCCCAACCCCCCGGCCCCGCCGACCGGTTACGGGTTCCCGCAGACGGGCGCCCCCGTCCCGTCCCAGCCGGGACCGCAGCAGAGCGGCTACGGGTTCCCGCAGACGGGCGCCCCCGCTCCCCAGCCGACCCCACCGCAGGCCGCCGCGCCACAGACCGACGCGCCGCGGGCCAACCCGCCCCAGCCCCCCGCACCGCAGGCCCCCGGCCCGCAGTCGGGCTACGGCTTCCCCCAGCCCCCGGCTCCGAACGCGCCCCAGCAGGGCAGCTACGGCTTCCCGCAGCAGCCCCACCCGGGACCGCAGCCGGAGGCCCAGCAGGCGCAGCCCCAGCCGCCGGTGGACCCCCGTACCGGAACCGCCTGGCCGCAGCCCATCCAGCACGACCAGCGTCAGCCCACCAACCCGGCCGCCGCCCCGCTCGGGTACACGGCCGCGGTGGAGTTGTCCTCCGACCGGCTGCTCAACAACAAGAAGCAGAAGGCCAAGAGCGGTCGCCCCTCCGGCGGCTCCTCGCGGTTCAAGCTCGGCGGGAAGAAGGAAGAGGCCGAGCGGCAGCGGAAGTTGGAGCTGATCCGGACGCCGGTGCTGTCGTGCTACCGGATCGCCGTCATCAGCCTCAAGGGCGGTGTCGGCAAGACGACGACCACCACCGCGCTCGGCTCCACGCTCGCCACCGAGCGGCAGGACAAGATCCTCGCGATCGACGCCAACCCGGACGCGGGCACGCTCGGGCGCCGGGTGCGCCGCGAGACCGGGGCCACCATCCGTGACCTCGTGCAGGCGATCCCGTACCTGAACTCGTACATGGACATCCGGCGGTTCACCTCACAGGCCGCCTCCGGTCTGGAGATCATCGCCAACGACGTCGACCCGGCCGTCTCCACGACCTTCAACGACGAGGACTACCGGCGCGCGATCGACGTCCTGGGCAAGCAGTACCCGATCATCCTGACCGACTCGGGCACCGGTCTGCTGTACAGCGCCATGCGTGGGGTGCTCGACCTCGCCGACCAGCTCATCATCATCTCCACTCCGTCCGTCGACGGTGCCAGCAGCGCCAGTACGACGCTGGACTGGCTGTCGGCGCACGGGTACGCGGAACTGGTGTCGCGTTCCATCACCGTCATCTCCGGTGTCCGCGAGACCGGAAAGATGATCAAGGTGGAGGACATCGTCGGCCACTTCGAGACGCGCTGCCGTGGTGTCGTGGTCGTGCCCTTCGACGAGCACCTGGCCGCGGGTGCCGAGGTCGACCTCGACATGATGCGGCCCAAGGTGCGGGAGGCGTACTTCAACCTGTCCGCGCTGGTCGCCGAGGACATCGTCCGGCACCAGCAGTCGCACGGGCTGTGGACGAACGACGGCAACCCGCCGCCGGTGGCCGCCCCGCCGATGCCGGGTCAGTACCCCTACCCGCAGGGAGTGCCTGGAGCGCCGATGCCGGGGCAGCAGCCTTATCCCCAGCAGCCGGGCCAGCCGTACGCGGGACCCCCACAGCCCGGCCAGGCCTATCCGCAGCCGGGCCAGCAGTTCCAGCCCGGCCAGCCGGGTCAGCCGGGTCAGCCGGGTCAGCCGGGTCAGCCGGGTCAGCCCTACCCGCCGTACCAGGGCCAGCCCTCTCAGACCCCTCCCCCGCCCGCACCCCCACAGCAGTAA
- a CDS encoding ABC transporter substrate-binding protein, with translation MNRHDQPNRGRLRPRLLAAAAAAALTLSAGLATPLNPAPQQAQAKGSQQAKESKKVLTVAVAQSVDSLSPFLASRLLSTSIHRLMYEYLTNYDPADNHTVPGLATKWEPSADKLTWTYTIRSNSKWSDGQQATAADAAWTFNKMMTDQGAATANGSFVTNFRKVTAPSPTQLVIELKKPQATMGALDVPIVPQHIWEKVKDFSKFNNDQSFPIVGNGPFVLTDYKADSYVRLKPNKTFWRGAPKFDELVFKYFKDQDAAVAALRKGEVSFVAGSPALTPAQAASLKGEPNIKVNDAPGRRFYALATNPGAQSKDGKHFGDGAESLLNQKVRQALFMAIDRKTLIDKVFQGHAVEGEGYIPPRFSTYYWKPSAGQERAYDPAKAAQLLDAAGYKKNADGKRVEKNGKPIDYRILCHATDPNDKAVGQYVKEWFGKLGIGVTLNCLDNVTDPWLAGKYDLAFDGWSVNPDPDFVLSIHTCGALPATPKDTGATDNFICDKKYDELYDQQLAEYDTAKRADIVKQMESRLYETGYMNVMAYPNAVEAYRTDQIKSIETMPRAAGNIYGQDGYWSWWSAVPADASGASSDGSSSTGVIIGIVAGVVVLAGVGAFFAMRRRATAEDRE, from the coding sequence ATGAACAGACACGATCAGCCCAACAGAGGACGTCTGCGCCCCCGGCTCCTCGCCGCCGCAGCCGCCGCCGCGCTCACCCTCTCCGCCGGTCTCGCGACCCCGCTCAACCCGGCCCCGCAACAGGCCCAGGCCAAGGGGAGCCAGCAGGCCAAGGAGAGCAAGAAAGTCCTCACCGTCGCGGTCGCGCAGAGCGTCGACTCGCTGAGCCCCTTCCTGGCCTCGCGCCTGCTCAGTACGAGCATCCACCGGCTCATGTACGAGTACCTGACCAACTACGACCCCGCGGACAACCACACCGTCCCGGGCCTGGCCACCAAGTGGGAGCCGTCCGCCGACAAGCTCACCTGGACCTACACGATCCGCTCGAACTCCAAGTGGTCGGACGGTCAGCAGGCCACCGCCGCGGACGCGGCGTGGACGTTCAACAAGATGATGACGGACCAGGGCGCGGCCACCGCCAACGGAAGCTTCGTCACCAACTTCAGGAAGGTCACCGCCCCGAGCCCCACCCAGCTCGTCATCGAGCTGAAGAAGCCGCAGGCCACGATGGGCGCGCTCGATGTGCCGATCGTCCCCCAGCACATCTGGGAGAAGGTCAAGGACTTCTCGAAGTTCAACAACGACCAGAGCTTCCCGATCGTCGGCAACGGGCCGTTCGTCCTGACCGACTACAAGGCCGACAGCTATGTGCGGCTGAAGCCGAACAAGACCTTCTGGCGCGGCGCCCCCAAGTTCGACGAGCTGGTCTTCAAGTACTTCAAGGACCAGGACGCCGCGGTGGCCGCCCTGCGCAAGGGCGAGGTCTCCTTCGTCGCGGGCTCCCCCGCGCTGACCCCCGCCCAGGCTGCGTCCCTCAAGGGCGAGCCGAACATCAAGGTCAACGACGCTCCGGGCCGTCGCTTCTACGCCCTCGCCACGAACCCCGGCGCCCAGTCCAAGGACGGCAAGCACTTCGGTGACGGCGCCGAGTCGCTGCTGAACCAGAAGGTGCGCCAGGCGCTCTTCATGGCGATCGACCGGAAGACCCTCATCGACAAGGTCTTCCAGGGCCACGCCGTCGAGGGCGAGGGATACATCCCGCCGCGCTTCTCCACGTACTACTGGAAGCCGTCGGCGGGCCAGGAGCGCGCGTACGACCCGGCCAAGGCGGCCCAGCTCCTCGACGCGGCGGGCTACAAGAAGAATGCCGACGGCAAGCGCGTCGAGAAGAACGGCAAGCCGATCGATTACCGGATCCTCTGTCACGCCACCGACCCGAACGACAAGGCGGTCGGACAGTACGTGAAGGAGTGGTTCGGCAAGCTGGGCATCGGCGTCACCCTCAACTGCCTCGACAACGTGACCGACCCCTGGCTGGCCGGCAAGTACGATCTGGCCTTCGACGGCTGGTCCGTCAACCCGGACCCCGACTTCGTGCTGTCCATCCACACCTGCGGGGCGCTGCCCGCCACTCCCAAGGACACGGGCGCCACGGACAACTTCATCTGCGACAAGAAGTACGACGAGCTGTACGACCAGCAGCTCGCCGAGTACGACACCGCCAAGCGGGCGGACATCGTCAAGCAGATGGAGTCGCGGCTCTACGAGACCGGGTACATGAACGTCATGGCGTACCCGAACGCGGTCGAGGCCTACCGCACCGACCAGATCAAGTCGATCGAGACAATGCCCAGGGCCGCGGGCAACATCTACGGCCAGGACGGTTACTGGAGCTGGTGGTCGGCGGTTCCGGCCGACGCCTCCGGTGCGTCCTCCGACGGTTCGAGCTCGACGGGCGTCATCATCGGCATCGTCGCGGGCGTCGTCGTTCTCGCGGGCGTCGGGGCGTTCTTCGCGATGCGGCGCCGTGCCACGGCCGAGGACCGCGAGTAG
- a CDS encoding ABC transporter permease, with the protein MTTESTAAENAAATTAKGPRTLAWQRRRHSAARFWRQYRTHRAGVFGLAALSLFALIALTAPLTVGSDVQSVTDAPGGPMESPSARFPLGTDQFGRNLLGLVVWGARVSLLVGLLAAVLSVAIGALIGITAGHFRGWYSTVIMRITDWFLVMPTLVLAIALMTVMSRSIGTIILAIGVTTWPTTARLVRAQTLAVESRPYIERAKALGGGHWHIMSRHVLPNVMPLVLAQTTLIISSAILAEATLAFLGLGDPTVVSWGGLLQDAREAGAVSAGKWWYLVPPGVAIAVVALAFTLCGRAVESVLNPKLGVTR; encoded by the coding sequence ATGACAACCGAATCCACGGCGGCCGAGAACGCCGCTGCGACCACGGCGAAGGGCCCTCGCACCCTCGCCTGGCAGCGCCGCCGCCACTCCGCCGCCCGCTTCTGGCGGCAGTACCGCACCCACCGGGCGGGCGTCTTCGGACTGGCCGCCCTCTCCCTCTTCGCGCTGATCGCCCTGACCGCGCCGCTGACCGTCGGCTCCGACGTGCAGAGCGTGACCGACGCGCCTGGCGGCCCCATGGAGAGCCCCAGTGCCCGATTCCCGCTCGGCACCGACCAGTTCGGGCGCAATCTGCTCGGGCTCGTGGTGTGGGGTGCCCGGGTCTCGCTGCTCGTCGGGCTGCTCGCGGCCGTGCTCTCCGTCGCGATCGGTGCGCTCATCGGGATCACCGCGGGCCACTTCCGCGGCTGGTACTCGACCGTGATCATGCGGATCACGGACTGGTTCCTGGTGATGCCGACGCTGGTGCTCGCGATCGCGCTGATGACCGTGATGTCGCGTTCCATCGGCACGATCATCCTGGCGATCGGCGTCACCACCTGGCCGACGACGGCCCGGCTGGTGCGGGCGCAGACCCTCGCCGTGGAGTCGCGGCCCTACATCGAGCGTGCGAAGGCGCTCGGCGGCGGGCACTGGCACATCATGTCCCGGCACGTGCTGCCCAATGTGATGCCGCTGGTGCTGGCGCAGACCACCCTGATCATCTCCTCCGCGATCCTCGCCGAGGCGACCCTCGCCTTTCTCGGGCTCGGCGATCCGACGGTCGTGTCCTGGGGCGGGCTGCTCCAGGACGCGCGGGAGGCGGGCGCGGTCAGCGCGGGCAAGTGGTGGTACCTGGTACCGCCGGGGGTCGCGATCGCGGTGGTGGCGCTGGCGTTCACGCTGTGCGGACGCGCGGTCGAGTCGGTCCTCAACCCCAAGCTGGGGGTGACCCGATGA
- a CDS encoding ABC transporter permease: MTAEATPSLVEATDGPALAGPSVRGPRARTTTAYLRYVAGKLGGAAVSLLAVLVTSFFLFRLIPGDPVKYMTGGRQVSAEQLAHYREEFGLDLPLWQQFTDYCGKALTGDLGTSYQFRAPVIDKISEALPNTLLLTGTAFVLYTALGIFIGTRSAWRNGGTSDRLNTGLALTLYSIPSFWLGLLLIIVFSVGMGPIPGLFPTGGMESGGKEGFAYVLDVAHHLILPVVTLVAVEYGQTLLVTRSALLDEMGSDYLTTARAKGLRDDLVRRRHAVPNALLPTVTLIFINLGRTVAGVILVETVFSWPGLGGLFYQALSVPDLPLVQGLFFVFASAVIVMNTLADLIYPLLDPRVGR; the protein is encoded by the coding sequence ATGACCGCTGAGGCAACACCCTCGCTGGTCGAGGCGACCGACGGTCCGGCCCTGGCCGGGCCGTCGGTCCGCGGGCCACGGGCGCGCACCACCACCGCGTATCTACGGTATGTGGCGGGCAAGTTGGGCGGCGCGGCCGTCTCGCTGCTGGCCGTCCTCGTCACCAGCTTCTTCCTCTTCCGGCTCATCCCCGGCGATCCGGTGAAGTACATGACGGGCGGCCGTCAGGTATCCGCCGAGCAACTCGCCCACTACCGCGAGGAGTTCGGGCTCGACCTGCCGCTGTGGCAGCAGTTCACCGACTACTGCGGCAAGGCGCTCACCGGCGACCTGGGCACCTCGTACCAGTTCCGGGCCCCCGTCATCGACAAGATCTCCGAAGCGCTGCCGAACACCCTCCTGCTCACCGGCACGGCGTTCGTGCTCTACACCGCACTCGGCATCTTCATCGGCACCCGCTCCGCCTGGCGCAACGGCGGCACGAGCGACCGCCTCAACACCGGTCTGGCCCTGACGTTGTACTCGATCCCGTCCTTCTGGCTCGGCCTGCTGCTCATCATCGTCTTCTCGGTGGGCATGGGCCCGATCCCGGGCCTGTTCCCGACCGGCGGCATGGAGTCGGGGGGCAAGGAGGGCTTCGCGTACGTTCTCGATGTCGCCCACCATCTGATCCTGCCGGTGGTGACGCTGGTCGCCGTCGAGTACGGGCAGACCCTGCTGGTCACCCGCTCGGCGCTGCTCGACGAGATGGGCAGCGACTATCTGACGACGGCGCGCGCGAAGGGCCTGAGAGACGATCTCGTCCGCCGTCGGCATGCCGTGCCGAACGCGCTGCTGCCGACCGTCACCCTCATCTTCATCAACCTCGGCCGGACGGTCGCGGGAGTGATCCTCGTCGAGACCGTCTTCTCCTGGCCGGGCCTGGGCGGGCTCTTCTACCAGGCGCTGAGCGTGCCCGATCTGCCGCTGGTCCAGGGGCTGTTCTTCGTCTTCGCCTCGGCGGTGATCGTGATGAACACCCTGGCCGATCTGATCTATCCGCTGCTGGACCCACGGGTGGGCCGATGA